A single genomic interval of Zingiber officinale cultivar Zhangliang chromosome 4A, Zo_v1.1, whole genome shotgun sequence harbors:
- the LOC121969660 gene encoding ammonium transporter 1 member 1-like produces MSCSSSDLALLLGSSANSSAAADYICNQFADAGYAIDTTYLLFSAYLVFSMQLGFAMLCAGSVRAKNTMNIMLTNVLDAAAGGLFYYLFGFAFAFGGPSNGFIGKHFFGLKEVPEPGFDYSNFLYQWAFAIAAAGITSGSIAERTQFVAYLIYSSFLTGFVYPVVSHWFWSGDGWAAAARNSGESLLFKSGVIDFAGSGVVHMVGGIAGLWGALIEGPRIGRFDHGGRSVALRGHSATLVVLGTFLLWFGWYGFNPGSFNVIFKTYGPSGSLHGQWSAVGRTAVTTTLAGCTAALTTLFGKRLQTGHWNVTDVCNGLLGGFAAITSGCSVVDPWAAIICGFVSAWVLIGLNKLAAALKFDDPLEAAQLHGGCGAWGIIFTALFARERYVNEVYPGRPGRPYGLFMGGGGRLLAAHVVQILVIVGWVSATMGPLFYALHKFGLLRISGEDEMAGMDLTRHGGFAYVYHDDDSITQNGSPGGGGGFMLKSSVVRVEPRTAPAAATNHEQV; encoded by the exons ATGTCGTGCTCTTCTTCAGATCTGGCTCTGCTCCTTGGCAGCAGCGCCaactcctccgccgccgccgacTACATCTGCAACCAGTTCGCCGACGCCGGATACGCCATCGACACCACCTACCTCCTCTTCTCCGCCTACCTCGTCTTCTCGATGCAGCTCGGCTTCGCCATGCTCTGCGCCGGATCGGTGCGGGCCAAGAACACCATGAACATCATGCTCACCAACGTGCTGGACGCGGCCGCCGGCGGCCTATTCTACTACCTCTTCGGTTTCGCCTTCGCCTTCGGCGGGCCCTCCAACGGCTTCATCGGGAAGCACTTCTTTGGCCTCAAGGAGGTGCCGGAGCCCGGCTTCGATTACTCTAACTTCCTCTACCAGTGGGCCTTCGCCATCGCCGCCGCCGGCATCACCTCCGGCTCCATCGCCGAGCGCACCCAGTTCGTTGCCTACCTCATCTACTCATCCTTTCTCACCGGTTTCGTCTACCCCGTCGTCTCTCACTG GTTTTGGTCGGGCGACGGATGGGCTGCGGCGGCGCGGAACTCCGGGGAGTCGCTCCTGTTCAAGTCGGGAGTGATCGACTTTGCCGGGTCGGGGGTGGTGCACATGGTAGGGGGGATCGCGGGGCTGTGGGGTGCCCTCATCGAGGGCCCGCGCATCGGGCGTTTCGATCACGGTGGCCGCTCGGTGGCCCTCCGCGGACACTCCGCCACTCTAGTGGTCCTCGGCACGTTCCTCCTCTGGTTCGGCTGGTACGGCTTCAACCCTGGCTCCTTCAACGTCATCTTCAAGACATACGGTCCTAGCGGCTCCCTCCACGGCCAGTGGTCCGCTGTCGGACGCACCGCCGTCACTACCACCCTCGCCGGCTGCACGGCCGCGCTCACCACTCTCTTCGGGAAGCGCCTCCAGACAGGACACTGGAACGTGACCGACGTCTGCAACGGCCTCCTCGGCGGATTCGCCGCCATCACTTCCGGATGCTCGGTGGTCGACCCCTGGGCCGCCATCATCTGCGGCTTCGTCTCCGCCTGGGTCCTCATCGGCCTAAACAAGCTCGCGGCGGCGCTTAAGTTCGACGATCCCCTTGAGGCCGCGCAGCTCCACGGCGGCTGCGGCGCCTGGGGAATCATCTTCACGGCGCTCTTCGCGAGGGAGAGGTACGTGAACGAGGTGTACCCAGGGCGGCCGGGACGTCCCTACGGGCTCTTCATGGGCGGAGGCGGCCGCCTGCTCGCGGCCCACGTCGTGCAGATCCTGGTCATCGTCGGGTGGGTTAGCGCCACCATGGGCCCGCTCTTCTACGCCCTTCACAAATTCGGCCTCCTCCGCATCTCCGGCGAGGACGAGATGGCTGGCATGGACCTCACTCGACACGGCGGCTTCGCCTACGTCTACCACGACGACGACTCCATAACGCAAAACGGCAGTCCCGGCGGCGGCGGAGGTTTCATGCTCAAGTCCTCGGTGGTACGGGTGGAGCCGCGGACCGCTCCGGCGGCAGCCACCAACCATGAACAAGTCTAG